A genomic window from Terriglobia bacterium includes:
- the tsaD gene encoding tRNA (adenosine(37)-N6)-threonylcarbamoyltransferase complex transferase subunit TsaD, producing MSIRILGIESSCDETAAAVVADGRAILSNIVASQIDVHRRYGGVVPELASREHLRRIVPVVREAMEQAGMQLTDLDAIGVTHGPGLVGALLVGITYAKTLAVALGKPLVPVNHLEGHVYAVFLEAARAGRRPELPAVCLIVSGGHTVLYEVQAEAPAAGDEVPLFRYGKIGQTRDDAAGEAYDKVSKLLGLGYPGGPILDRLAAVENGRGGGAAPRFTVAKMKGNTLDFSFSGLKTAVLYYVREHPEFAPEIAVREAALAEGRRKFEELLPLCNAATLALVRAFQDSVVRELAERAFTAAEQRGAASILVSGGVAANSQLRAVFEERAGRCGVQVYFPSRALSTDNAAMIAAAAYPKFRAGIFAGVELNADPSLALA from the coding sequence ATGAGCATCCGCATTCTGGGCATCGAATCTTCCTGCGACGAGACGGCCGCCGCCGTGGTGGCCGATGGCCGCGCAATCCTTTCCAACATAGTGGCTTCGCAGATCGATGTGCACCGTAGGTACGGCGGAGTGGTGCCGGAGCTGGCCTCGCGGGAGCATCTGCGGCGCATCGTGCCGGTGGTGCGGGAAGCCATGGAACAGGCCGGGATGCAGCTGACGGACCTAGACGCGATTGGGGTCACGCATGGCCCGGGTCTGGTGGGCGCACTGCTGGTGGGCATCACGTATGCCAAGACGCTGGCGGTGGCGCTGGGCAAGCCGCTTGTGCCGGTGAACCACCTCGAAGGCCATGTGTATGCGGTATTTCTGGAAGCGGCGCGCGCGGGGCGTCGGCCGGAGCTGCCGGCGGTCTGCCTGATCGTCTCCGGCGGGCACACCGTGCTGTACGAGGTGCAGGCGGAAGCGCCGGCGGCGGGAGACGAGGTGCCGCTGTTCCGCTACGGCAAAATCGGGCAGACGCGCGACGACGCGGCCGGGGAAGCCTACGACAAAGTATCCAAGTTGCTGGGGCTGGGCTATCCCGGGGGGCCGATCCTGGACCGCCTGGCCGCCGTGGAGAATGGCAGAGGGGGAGGCGCGGCGCCGCGGTTCACCGTGGCCAAGATGAAGGGCAACACCCTGGATTTCAGCTTCAGCGGACTGAAGACCGCGGTGCTCTATTACGTGCGCGAACACCCCGAATTTGCGCCGGAGATTGCAGTGCGGGAGGCGGCGCTGGCGGAGGGCCGGCGCAAATTCGAAGAACTGCTGCCGCTTTGCAACGCGGCAACGCTGGCGCTGGTGCGCGCGTTTCAGGATTCCGTGGTGCGCGAACTGGCCGAGCGCGCGTTTACCGCGGCGGAACAGCGAGGTGCGGCGAGCATTCTGGTTTCCGGGGGCGTGGCGGCGAACAGCCAGTTGCGCGCGGTGTTCGAAGAGCGCGCGGGGCGCTGCGGCGTGCAGGTCTATTTTCCGAGCCGCGCGCTTTCCACCGACAACGCCGCCATGATCGCCGCAGCGGCTTATCCCAAATTCCGCGCCGGCATTTTCGCCGGTGTCGAGCTCAACGCCGACCCCAGCCTGGCGCTGGCGTAG
- a CDS encoding hydantoinase/oxoprolinase family protein, with protein sequence MRIAVDTGGTFTDCVYLRDGRLAIRKVPSQPKNPAAAIAEALEQCRAERALPGREPLDLVCGTTVGTNALLERRGGKVALVTTAGFEDVLEIGRQARPKLYDFFVVKPEPLVPAARRIGASERLAADGAVVAPLTARELRRIVRRVQRTRADAVAVCFLFSFRNPQHEKQVARALRAAGYLVSVSHEILPEFREFERTSTTVINAYLAPVMSRYLGETRRRTQEMWRGGRTLVRVMQSNGGIISAEQAAREPVRTILSGPAGGVIGAQYAASLAGLANVITFDMGGTSTDVALLGSGLGTTTESIVAGLPVAVPMLEIHTVGAGGGSIARIDQGGALRVGPESAGADPGPACYGRGEKPTVTDAHAVLGHFGARGLLGGEFPLDTERARRQLERHRGAFRTVEKFAEGILQVTNAVMEKAIRVISVERGYDPRDYALVAFGGAGGLHACDLAGALEMRGVLLPCFPGGLSALGILRANVVKDVSRTVLLPVAGLEKARAALRARFRPLEREGLRVLAGEGFRRAQIRVESWVDLRYIGQAYELSVRAAGDFVAAFHRAHEQRYGYADPLRRVEVVNVRCRVTGQAAKPEMAKIPHAARPGRPPLAGELRCVFGGRAQATRWINREELRAAHVFAGPAVISEYSATTLVPPGWTAQVDGYGQIFLARAAKGRPNARR encoded by the coding sequence ATGCGCATAGCCGTGGACACCGGGGGAACGTTTACCGATTGCGTGTATCTGCGCGACGGGCGGCTGGCTATCCGCAAGGTGCCGTCGCAGCCGAAGAATCCGGCGGCGGCCATCGCGGAGGCACTGGAGCAGTGCCGGGCGGAGCGCGCACTGCCGGGGCGCGAGCCGCTGGACCTGGTCTGCGGGACGACGGTGGGCACCAACGCGCTGCTGGAGCGGCGCGGGGGCAAGGTCGCACTGGTCACCACGGCGGGGTTCGAGGATGTACTGGAGATCGGGCGGCAGGCGCGGCCCAAGCTGTACGATTTCTTCGTGGTGAAGCCGGAGCCGCTGGTGCCCGCGGCGCGGCGCATCGGGGCTAGCGAGCGGCTGGCAGCGGACGGCGCAGTGGTGGCGCCGCTCACGGCGCGCGAGCTGCGGCGCATCGTGCGCCGCGTGCAGCGGACGCGAGCCGATGCCGTGGCCGTGTGCTTCCTCTTCTCCTTCCGCAATCCGCAGCATGAGAAGCAGGTGGCGAGGGCGCTGCGCGCAGCAGGCTATCTCGTTTCCGTGTCGCACGAAATCCTGCCGGAGTTCCGCGAATTCGAACGCACCTCGACCACGGTGATCAACGCCTATCTGGCGCCGGTGATGAGCCGCTATCTGGGAGAGACGCGGCGGCGGACGCAGGAGATGTGGCGCGGCGGGCGGACGTTGGTGCGCGTGATGCAGTCGAACGGGGGGATTATCTCCGCGGAGCAGGCGGCACGCGAGCCGGTGCGCACGATTCTGTCCGGGCCGGCGGGCGGGGTGATCGGGGCGCAGTACGCGGCGTCGCTGGCGGGGCTGGCGAACGTTATCACGTTCGATATGGGCGGGACATCGACGGATGTGGCGCTGCTGGGCAGCGGACTGGGCACGACGACAGAGTCCATCGTGGCGGGGCTGCCGGTGGCCGTGCCGATGCTGGAGATTCACACGGTGGGCGCGGGCGGCGGATCGATCGCGCGGATTGACCAGGGCGGGGCCTTGCGCGTGGGGCCGGAGAGCGCGGGGGCCGATCCGGGGCCGGCGTGCTACGGGCGAGGCGAGAAGCCGACGGTGACCGACGCGCACGCCGTGCTGGGCCATTTCGGCGCGCGGGGATTGCTGGGTGGCGAATTTCCGCTGGATACGGAGCGCGCGCGGCGGCAACTGGAACGGCATCGCGGGGCATTTCGGACGGTCGAGAAGTTCGCCGAGGGCATCCTGCAGGTGACCAACGCGGTGATGGAAAAGGCTATTCGCGTGATTTCCGTGGAGCGCGGCTATGACCCGCGGGACTACGCGCTGGTGGCGTTTGGCGGCGCGGGCGGGCTGCACGCCTGCGACCTGGCAGGCGCGCTGGAGATGCGCGGCGTGCTGCTCCCGTGCTTTCCCGGCGGTCTTTCCGCGCTAGGGATTCTGCGGGCGAACGTGGTGAAGGACGTCTCGCGGACGGTGCTGCTACCGGTGGCTGGGCTGGAGAAAGCGCGGGCAGCGCTGCGCGCGAGGTTCCGGCCGCTGGAACGCGAGGGGCTTCGCGTACTGGCGGGGGAAGGGTTTCGCCGGGCGCAAATTCGCGTCGAGTCGTGGGTCGATCTGCGTTACATCGGCCAGGCATATGAATTGAGCGTGCGGGCTGCGGGCGATTTTGTGGCGGCATTTCACCGCGCGCATGAGCAGCGCTATGGGTACGCGGACCCCCTGCGGCGCGTGGAAGTGGTAAACGTGCGCTGCCGGGTGACGGGGCAGGCGGCAAAGCCGGAAATGGCGAAAATTCCGCACGCCGCGCGCCCGGGGCGCCCGCCGCTGGCGGGAGAGCTGCGCTGCGTCTTCGGCGGGCGGGCGCAGGCCACGCGATGGATCAACCGCGAGGAGCTGCGCGCAGCGCACGTCTTTGCGGGGCCCGCGGTGATCAGCGAATACAGCGCCACGACGCTGGTGCCGCCGGGCTGGACGGCGCAGGTGGACGGCTACGGGCAAATCTTCCTCGCCCGCGCGGCGAAGGGGAGGCCGAATGCGCGGCGCTAA
- a CDS encoding hydantoinase B/oxoprolinase family protein: protein MRGAKRIPGKHRGQVDPTRLEIFKNLFHSVAEEMGAGLRRSAFSPNIKERRDYSCAVYDGDGEVLAMGDHMPVHLGSMPASVAAVRRAFVLRPGDIAVLNDPFAGGTHLPDVTLVMPVYLRGDRRPLFYVANRAHHADIGGALAGSMGPAREIYQEGLRIPPVKLYEEGRRNDGVLAVFLANVRTPAEREGDLSAQVAACRIGERRLREMVGRNGAAEMQRYAGHLLEYSAEMMRGALAELPAGTYNAEDYLDGDGVSGKALRIAVRVRIGKRAAEVDFSGSAAQCPGNVNAVEAITISAVYYVFRCLLGEEVPATSGLLRPIRIYAPPGTIVNAQPPAAVAGGNVETSQRIVDTLLRALARVVPARIPAASQGTMNNLTLGGLDPRNANAPFAYYETIAGGMGARPGLDGASAIHTHMTNSWNTPIEVLEQVYPVRLRAYRIRRASGGKGEFRGGDGIVRELELLAPAQAGLLCDRRERGPYGLQGGKSGAPGKNLQIRNGKARGLPGKCVLDVLAGDILRIETPGGGGWGRAKRKPARDPRGTRAGKDPGRN from the coding sequence ATGCGCGGCGCTAAACGAATCCCCGGAAAACATAGGGGCCAAGTGGACCCGACGCGGCTGGAGATCTTCAAGAACCTGTTCCACTCGGTGGCCGAAGAGATGGGCGCGGGGCTGCGGCGTTCAGCGTTTTCGCCGAACATCAAGGAGCGGCGGGACTATTCCTGCGCGGTGTATGACGGTGACGGGGAGGTGCTGGCCATGGGCGACCACATGCCAGTGCACCTGGGGTCGATGCCGGCTTCGGTGGCGGCGGTGCGCCGGGCCTTTGTGCTGCGCCCGGGAGACATTGCCGTGCTCAACGACCCCTTCGCGGGGGGCACGCACTTGCCGGACGTGACTTTGGTCATGCCGGTCTATCTGCGCGGAGACAGGCGGCCGCTGTTTTACGTGGCCAACCGAGCGCACCACGCGGATATCGGCGGGGCGCTGGCCGGGTCAATGGGTCCGGCACGCGAGATTTATCAGGAAGGGCTGCGCATCCCGCCGGTAAAGCTGTACGAGGAAGGGCGGCGCAACGACGGCGTGCTGGCGGTGTTCCTGGCCAACGTGCGCACGCCCGCGGAGCGCGAGGGCGATCTCTCCGCGCAGGTGGCGGCCTGCCGCATCGGCGAGCGGCGGCTGCGGGAGATGGTGGGGCGCAACGGGGCGGCGGAGATGCAGCGCTATGCAGGGCACCTGCTGGAGTATTCGGCGGAAATGATGCGCGGGGCGCTGGCGGAGCTTCCGGCGGGAACGTACAACGCGGAAGATTATCTGGATGGCGACGGGGTGAGCGGGAAGGCGCTGCGCATCGCGGTGCGGGTGCGCATCGGCAAGCGCGCGGCGGAGGTGGATTTCAGCGGGTCTGCTGCGCAGTGCCCGGGCAATGTGAACGCCGTCGAAGCGATCACGATTTCGGCAGTGTATTACGTGTTCCGCTGCCTGCTGGGAGAAGAGGTTCCGGCCACGTCGGGGCTGCTGCGTCCGATCCGGATTTACGCGCCGCCGGGAACGATTGTGAACGCGCAGCCTCCGGCGGCGGTTGCGGGCGGGAACGTGGAGACCTCGCAGCGCATTGTGGACACGCTGCTGCGCGCGCTGGCGCGGGTGGTGCCGGCGCGGATCCCTGCGGCGAGCCAAGGCACAATGAACAATCTGACGCTGGGGGGGCTTGATCCGCGCAACGCGAATGCGCCGTTCGCCTACTACGAGACGATTGCCGGGGGGATGGGCGCGCGGCCGGGGCTCGACGGCGCATCGGCCATCCACACGCACATGACCAATTCCTGGAATACGCCCATTGAGGTGCTGGAGCAGGTCTATCCGGTGCGCCTGCGCGCCTACCGGATTCGCAGGGCCTCGGGCGGCAAAGGGGAGTTCCGCGGCGGCGACGGGATCGTGCGCGAACTGGAATTATTGGCTCCTGCGCAAGCGGGGTTGCTGTGCGACCGCCGGGAGCGCGGGCCGTATGGGCTGCAGGGCGGAAAAAGCGGCGCGCCGGGAAAGAATCTGCAGATTCGAAACGGAAAAGCGCGCGGGCTTCCGGGGAAGTGCGTGCTGGACGTGCTGGCGGGCGACATCCTGCGCATCGAAACGCCGGGCGGCGGAGGCTGGGGACGCGCGAAAAGAAAGCCGGCGCGTGACCCGAGGGGGACGCGCGCCGGGAAAGATCCAGGAAGAAACTAG